The Chloroflexota bacterium genome segment GGATGTCCCCCACCTCATCCCCCTCTGCCACCCCCTGCCCATAGATGAGGTAAAAATAGACCTCCGCCTGGACAGCAGTAGCGGGACAGTGGAGATAACGGCCTCGGTGCTGGGGGAGGCCAGGACTGGCTACGAGATGGAGGCCCTGACCGCAGCGGCGCTGGCCGCCCTAACTATCTACGATATGGTCAAGGCCCAGGACCCGGGCCCGACAATAGAGATAAGGCTCGTCAGCAAGAGCGGCGGAAAGAGCGGGACGGTAGTCCTGCCCCAGGAGTTCAGGCCACTTTCTTGATGATGGCCTCCCAGTGCTGGGGCCCTTTCTCCTGGGAGTTCCACTGAAACCGGCCGCTGTGCTCCATCATTAACTGGTAACTCAGGGGACGGGGGTCGTGGTCATTGACCAACAGCAGGCTGTCCCCCGGAGCCAGGCTTTCAAAGATTTCAAGTATCTTGGGACGGCGCTCCCAGGGAGGCATGGACCGCACATCCAGGGTCAGCGTCTTGGTCTTCGCCATAGGAACCTCCTCTGTTGCCAACTATAGCGGGCCCCTCACCAGGCTGATATGACCAAAGTCACAACTCAGCAGGGGCAAGCCCTTGCCCGGTGGGGTGGGGTGGGATATACTGACGAACACGGAATAGGCAAAGAGCTTTATTGGGAGGGCGTGAGATGAGGATTTCCTGTCTTCAGGAGAATCTAAGCCGGGGGCTGGGAGTGGTGGGGAGGGCGGTGCCCACCCGCGCTACCCTGCCCATCACCAGCAATGTCCTCCTGGCCACCGACCAGGGGAGACTCAAGCTAGTGTCCACCAACCTGGAGATTGCCCTCACCTGCTGGATAGGGGCCAAGGTAGAGGAAGAAGGGGCCATCACTATCCCCGC includes the following:
- a CDS encoding DUF2249 domain-containing protein — translated: MTLDVRSMPPWERRPKILEIFESLAPGDSLLLVNDHDPRPLSYQLMMEHSGRFQWNSQEKGPQHWEAIIKKVA